One window of the Labilibaculum sp. genome contains the following:
- a CDS encoding biotin carboxylase N-terminal domain-containing protein, producing the protein MYYKRLLIANRGEIALRIMRTARELGIHTIALYTEIDRQAEHVLQADEAYPLRGNNLQETYLNLNQIVEIAQRAKADAIHPGYGFLAENAVFSQLCIDNGIDFVGPDAHAILLMGNKVNAREFAKSIGVPVLEGVVGDSVRLIEEAEKMQFPLLIKAASGGGGKGMRIVYKKEELSAALESTSREAASYFGDGTVLIERYIQNPRHIEVQILADQHGNVVHLFERECSIQRRFQKVIEEAPSPTLTPELRKEMGNMAVFLAQEMNYTNAGTIEFLVDEDLNYYFLEMNTRIQVEHPVTEMITGIDLVEKQLSIASGRKLKLRQEDIHMKGHAIEARIYAEDPEKEFIPSPGEISFYKAPKLFDGRLRLDSAVTGPCTIHSDYDPMIAKLVVWDENRDLAIEGLHHALHSYEIHGIKNNIMYLHTLLNTDHFRQNKISTHFCQNHNDTLMRKMQEDKLEIPAALFQISFALFELKRDKANSIWEEIGYWRQQGTKLRIVDEEVLDIEIISKNPYDIKINDACYTVENVNIDRCHLMLEFNSVRYLFYQSKNTEGKSFVSCQGIVRELMRWSEMQSNIGYIGFTDLKESDGRILSPMPGRVVKIEVKTGQIVAKGDVLIIVEAMKMENSILAPFEGIVEVVFVSEGDQVQNRMELIILKNIKSKPSDISS; encoded by the coding sequence ATGTACTACAAAAGACTATTAATAGCGAATCGTGGCGAAATTGCCTTAAGAATCATGCGAACAGCAAGAGAATTAGGCATTCATACTATTGCGCTATATACTGAAATCGATCGGCAGGCAGAGCATGTTTTGCAGGCCGACGAGGCATATCCTTTAAGGGGAAATAATTTACAGGAAACATACCTGAATTTAAATCAGATTGTTGAAATTGCACAAAGAGCAAAGGCAGATGCTATTCATCCGGGGTACGGATTTTTAGCCGAGAATGCTGTTTTTTCACAATTATGCATCGATAATGGAATCGATTTTGTGGGGCCTGATGCTCATGCTATCCTGTTAATGGGAAATAAGGTGAATGCACGGGAATTTGCCAAATCCATTGGTGTTCCGGTTTTGGAAGGTGTTGTTGGAGACTCCGTGAGATTGATAGAGGAAGCGGAAAAAATGCAGTTCCCTCTTTTGATTAAAGCTGCCTCTGGTGGTGGTGGCAAGGGAATGCGGATCGTTTATAAAAAAGAAGAACTGTCAGCTGCTTTGGAGTCAACATCGCGCGAAGCTGCAAGCTATTTTGGCGATGGCACCGTTTTAATCGAAAGATACATACAAAATCCCCGACATATCGAAGTTCAGATTTTAGCTGACCAACATGGGAATGTAGTGCATTTATTTGAGCGTGAATGCTCGATACAGCGACGCTTTCAAAAGGTGATTGAGGAAGCTCCTTCGCCAACATTAACGCCTGAATTGAGGAAGGAAATGGGCAATATGGCTGTTTTTCTGGCTCAGGAAATGAATTACACCAATGCAGGAACAATTGAGTTTTTGGTAGATGAAGACTTGAATTACTATTTTCTGGAGATGAACACCAGAATTCAGGTGGAACATCCGGTAACAGAAATGATTACAGGAATTGATTTGGTGGAAAAGCAGTTGTCGATAGCTTCGGGGCGAAAACTGAAGTTGAGGCAAGAAGATATTCACATGAAGGGACATGCCATTGAAGCCAGAATTTATGCTGAAGATCCTGAAAAGGAGTTTATTCCATCGCCGGGTGAAATCAGTTTTTACAAAGCCCCCAAATTGTTCGATGGGCGATTACGTTTGGATTCAGCTGTAACGGGGCCATGCACAATTCATTCCGATTACGATCCAATGATTGCGAAGTTGGTTGTGTGGGATGAAAACAGGGATCTGGCCATTGAAGGATTGCATCACGCCTTGCACAGTTATGAAATACATGGAATCAAGAATAACATCATGTACTTGCATACTTTACTGAATACTGATCATTTCAGACAAAATAAAATCTCAACACATTTTTGTCAGAATCATAATGATACGTTGATGCGAAAAATGCAGGAAGATAAACTTGAAATTCCTGCAGCTCTTTTCCAAATCAGTTTTGCTTTGTTCGAATTAAAAAGAGATAAGGCCAATTCAATTTGGGAAGAAATTGGCTATTGGAGACAGCAGGGAACAAAACTTAGAATTGTAGATGAGGAAGTACTTGATATTGAAATCATCAGTAAAAATCCATATGATATAAAAATAAATGATGCATGCTATACTGTTGAAAATGTGAATATTGACAGATGCCATCTGATGCTGGAGTTTAATAGTGTCAGATATCTGTTCTATCAATCTAAAAATACAGAAGGAAAGAGTTTTGTGAGTTGTCAGGGGATTGTTCGTGAACTGATGAGATGGTCGGAGATGCAATCCAATATAGGATATATTGGGTTTACTGACCTGAAGGAAAGTGATGGAAGGATTTTATCGCCAATGCCTGGCAGAGTTGTTAAAATTGAAGTCAAAACAGGTCAAATTGTTGCTAAAGGTGATGTATTGATTATAGTTGAAGCTATGAAGATGGAGAACAGTATTCTTGCACCTTTTGAAGGAATTGTTGAAGTTGTATTTGTTAGCGAGGGTGATCAGGTACAAAATAGAATGGAACTAATAATCCTGAAAAACATAAAAAGCAAACCCTCAGATATATCAAGCTAA
- a CDS encoding enoyl-CoA hydratase-related protein: MKEFQTIEFNIEDKIGTITLNRPGIHNAFNEVMIGEIIDCFEEIEKMNYGSIRVVIIKGKGKSFCAGADLKWMKSVANYSYQENYLESYQLSKCFNAVYSCKFPTIAIVHGAAIGGANGLLAACDFVLAHKNTVFSLSEVKIGIVPACISPYVMKRVGEYKSKELMLTGMRFDGKEAQQAGLVNWSFGEKKLNEKLEDLILKLKSSGPIAVSTCKKLLYDVENVWNHEEAMENTAKMIAELRQSDEGQEGMNSFLEKRKPNWTLDN, encoded by the coding sequence ATGAAAGAATTTCAAACGATAGAGTTTAATATAGAAGATAAAATTGGAACGATTACATTGAATCGTCCCGGGATACACAATGCTTTTAATGAGGTAATGATTGGCGAAATCATTGATTGTTTCGAAGAAATTGAGAAGATGAATTACGGTAGTATTCGAGTTGTGATCATAAAAGGAAAAGGAAAATCTTTTTGTGCGGGTGCTGATCTGAAATGGATGAAAAGTGTTGCCAATTATTCTTATCAGGAAAATTATCTGGAGAGTTATCAACTCTCAAAATGCTTTAATGCTGTATATTCCTGTAAGTTTCCTACAATTGCGATTGTTCATGGCGCAGCTATTGGTGGAGCAAATGGTTTATTGGCAGCCTGCGATTTTGTTCTGGCACATAAAAACACCGTTTTCTCATTAAGTGAAGTAAAAATTGGTATTGTTCCAGCTTGTATTTCTCCATACGTGATGAAACGGGTTGGCGAATACAAATCGAAAGAGTTGATGCTTACTGGAATGAGATTCGATGGAAAAGAGGCGCAACAAGCAGGTTTGGTGAATTGGTCGTTTGGTGAAAAGAAACTAAACGAAAAGTTAGAGGATCTGATTTTAAAATTAAAATCGAGTGGTCCCATAGCAGTTTCTACTTGCAAAAAATTGCTTTATGATGTTGAGAACGTTTGGAATCATGAAGAAGCGATGGAAAATACAGCGAAAATGATTGCTGAGCTTCGTCAGTCGGATGAAGGTCAGGAAGGAATGAATTCATTTTTGGAGAAACGGAAACCCAATTGGACTCTTGATAATTAA
- a CDS encoding acyclic terpene utilization AtuA family protein, producing MKDKIRIANAGGFWGDDLGVLRRQLEGGDVDYISSDFLAEVTMSILRKQQLKNESLGYVTDFVDQIVDVADLMKEKGVRMITNAGGINPIGCARKILTELKKKGISIKIAVVEGDNIIERIDEFYPSKANFKNMDTGDEFKDILENIQSANIYLGVPPLLKALESGADLILAGRVTDTSVTMAPMIYELGWKLDDWDKLAAGLVAGHIIECGAQSTGGNFTDWQKVKRWDNMGYPIVEMKQNGEFTVYKHENTGGLISIDTIREQLVYEMGNPAQYISPDVVADFSQLELEQLGENRVLVKNAKGHPSTPYLKVSMAYEDGYKATSSIVISGGKVLNKAQEFEKIFWERLKHTYLKKNTEFVGYNACHQHLAEDIDPNEILLRLSVYDNDVSKIKDFSMSIAPLILSGPPGVAVTGGRARMQQVITYWPTLIPKTCISSIVYVLNEDGEIKETSEIPSVLGNEQELVTAQSSDFYHDNVKKKKAEKMCAVPFREICLARSGDKGDTVNIGVLARSKAVYEFLKAELTSERIADMFFGLSKGKVTRFEIDNLMALNFLLEEALDGGGTKSLMIDAQGKTFASALLNQEIVVPEDVLGSIFSD from the coding sequence ATGAAAGACAAAATCAGAATTGCAAATGCCGGTGGTTTTTGGGGTGATGACCTTGGTGTACTTCGAAGACAGTTGGAAGGTGGAGATGTGGATTACATATCTTCTGATTTTTTAGCAGAAGTAACGATGAGTATTCTTCGTAAACAACAGTTAAAAAACGAATCTTTAGGCTATGTTACTGATTTTGTGGATCAGATTGTAGATGTGGCTGATTTGATGAAAGAGAAAGGTGTTAGAATGATTACAAATGCCGGAGGCATTAATCCGATAGGTTGTGCCCGTAAAATTCTCACGGAACTCAAAAAGAAAGGGATTTCAATTAAAATAGCAGTAGTTGAAGGTGATAATATCATTGAACGGATAGATGAGTTTTATCCTTCTAAAGCTAATTTTAAGAACATGGATACCGGAGATGAGTTTAAGGATATCTTAGAAAACATACAAAGTGCGAATATTTATTTGGGTGTGCCACCTTTATTAAAAGCTTTGGAAAGCGGAGCTGATTTAATATTGGCAGGCCGTGTAACCGATACTTCGGTAACCATGGCGCCAATGATCTATGAATTGGGCTGGAAACTGGATGATTGGGATAAATTGGCTGCAGGTTTGGTTGCCGGTCATATTATTGAATGTGGAGCTCAGTCAACAGGTGGTAATTTTACCGATTGGCAAAAAGTGAAGCGCTGGGATAATATGGGATATCCGATTGTTGAAATGAAGCAAAATGGTGAATTTACGGTATATAAACATGAGAACACGGGAGGTTTAATCAGTATTGACACCATTCGCGAGCAATTGGTATACGAAATGGGCAATCCGGCCCAATATATCAGTCCCGATGTTGTAGCCGATTTTAGTCAGTTGGAGTTAGAACAGCTTGGCGAGAATAGGGTATTAGTGAAGAATGCAAAGGGTCATCCATCTACACCATATCTGAAAGTGTCCATGGCATATGAAGATGGATACAAAGCAACAAGTTCTATTGTAATTAGTGGTGGAAAAGTTTTGAACAAAGCACAAGAGTTTGAAAAAATATTTTGGGAGCGTTTAAAACATACTTATTTAAAGAAAAACACTGAATTTGTGGGATACAATGCCTGTCACCAACATTTGGCTGAGGATATTGATCCCAATGAAATATTACTTCGATTATCTGTTTACGATAACGATGTTTCAAAAATCAAAGACTTTTCGATGAGTATTGCACCATTAATTTTGAGCGGACCTCCGGGAGTTGCCGTAACAGGTGGCAGGGCAAGAATGCAGCAGGTAATTACGTATTGGCCTACTTTAATCCCAAAAACTTGTATCTCATCAATTGTATATGTTTTAAATGAAGATGGAGAAATTAAAGAAACATCAGAAATACCTTCTGTTTTAGGAAATGAACAGGAATTAGTAACTGCACAATCATCGGATTTTTATCATGACAATGTAAAAAAGAAGAAAGCTGAAAAAATGTGTGCTGTCCCATTCAGGGAAATTTGTTTGGCCCGTTCAGGAGATAAAGGAGATACTGTAAATATTGGAGTATTGGCTCGATCGAAAGCAGTATATGAATTCTTAAAAGCAGAATTAACTTCGGAAAGAATTGCCGATATGTTTTTCGGCTTATCAAAAGGAAAAGTTACAAGATTCGAAATTGACAATTTAATGGCTTTGAATTTTCTGTTGGAGGAAGCTTTGGATGGTGGTGGAACAAAATCATTAATGATTGATGCTCAGGGTAAAACATTTGCATCAGCACTTTTGAATCAAGAAATTGTGGTTCCTGAAGATGTTTTAGGCTCGATATTCTCTGATTAA